A window of the Helianthus annuus cultivar XRQ/B chromosome 4, HanXRQr2.0-SUNRISE, whole genome shotgun sequence genome harbors these coding sequences:
- the LOC110935498 gene encoding nuclear transcription factor Y subunit A-3 isoform X1 produces the protein MQELLKNNCDPCGVAFPSQWTGVEAFVDQSTLSDNLSLKMGSSTPHQQSTKQIGFQFQFQDQDSSSTQSTSQSYPEVTSAGDSCKYWEKYPVQSAHGTHEDGSVGSALPNGTQDFAFASQPDHKQQYACIPLPYYHGMFAPYGYGSQAMLPHFQGMNITSTRVPLPPDFSQGEAIYVNAKQYSAILRRRQQRAKLEAQNKLLKPRKPYLHESRHVHALKRARGPGGRFLNLKKIQETQPDDSTNEQDDMELAPSFENNHGGSSDSTTTSNVDNYFHHQELKFSLYDSHSDGPTQTDGFGGTHHMFR, from the exons ATGCAAGAATTACTTAAAAACAACTGTGACCCGTGTGGTGTTGCGTTTCCTTCTCAGTGGACGGGTGTTGAGGCGTTTGTTGACCAGTCAACTTTGTCTGATAACTTGAGTTTGAAAATGGGATCTTCGACGCCACATCAGCAAAGTACGAAGCAAATAGGTTTTCAGTTTCAGTTTCAAGATCAAGATTCATCGTCAACTCAGTCAACAAGTCAATCGTATCCTGAAGTAACTAGTGCTGGAGATAGCTGCAAGTATTGGGAAAAGTATCCGGTTCAATCAg CTCACGGGACACATGAAGATGGTAGCGTGGGGTCCGCTTTGCCTAATGGTACTCAAGATTTTGCTTTTGCTTCTCAACCTGATCACAAGCAGCAATAT GCTTGTATTCCACTTCCATACTATCATGGGATGTTTGCGCCTTATGGCTACGGGTCACAAGCTATG CTTCCTCATTTTCAAGGAATGAACATAACGTCTACGCGGGTCCCACTTCCTCCCGATTTTTCGCAAGGTGAAGCCATATATGTCAACGCAAAACAGTACAGCGCCATTCTTCGTAGGAGACAACAACGTGCAAAACTTGAGGCGCAAAACAAGCTTTTAAAACCTCGAAAG CCATATCTCCATGAATCAAGACATGTTCATGCACTCAAGAGGGCAAGAGGACCCGGTGGGCGgtttttaaacttgaaaaagattCAAGAAACTCAACCCGACGACTCAACCAACGAACAAGACGACATGGAACTCGCACCGAGTTTCGAAAACAATCATGGTGGCAGCTCAGACAGCACAACCACCTCAAATGTGGACAACTACTTCCACCATCAAGAACTCAAGTTCTCTC
- the LOC110935498 gene encoding nuclear transcription factor Y subunit A-3 isoform X2 translates to MGSSTPHQQSTKQIGFQFQFQDQDSSSTQSTSQSYPEVTSAGDSCKYWEKYPVQSAHGTHEDGSVGSALPNGTQDFAFASQPDHKQQYACIPLPYYHGMFAPYGYGSQAMLPHFQGMNITSTRVPLPPDFSQGEAIYVNAKQYSAILRRRQQRAKLEAQNKLLKPRKPYLHESRHVHALKRARGPGGRFLNLKKIQETQPDDSTNEQDDMELAPSFENNHGGSSDSTTTSNVDNYFHHQELKFSLYDSHSDGPTQTDGFGGTHHMFR, encoded by the exons ATGGGATCTTCGACGCCACATCAGCAAAGTACGAAGCAAATAGGTTTTCAGTTTCAGTTTCAAGATCAAGATTCATCGTCAACTCAGTCAACAAGTCAATCGTATCCTGAAGTAACTAGTGCTGGAGATAGCTGCAAGTATTGGGAAAAGTATCCGGTTCAATCAg CTCACGGGACACATGAAGATGGTAGCGTGGGGTCCGCTTTGCCTAATGGTACTCAAGATTTTGCTTTTGCTTCTCAACCTGATCACAAGCAGCAATAT GCTTGTATTCCACTTCCATACTATCATGGGATGTTTGCGCCTTATGGCTACGGGTCACAAGCTATG CTTCCTCATTTTCAAGGAATGAACATAACGTCTACGCGGGTCCCACTTCCTCCCGATTTTTCGCAAGGTGAAGCCATATATGTCAACGCAAAACAGTACAGCGCCATTCTTCGTAGGAGACAACAACGTGCAAAACTTGAGGCGCAAAACAAGCTTTTAAAACCTCGAAAG CCATATCTCCATGAATCAAGACATGTTCATGCACTCAAGAGGGCAAGAGGACCCGGTGGGCGgtttttaaacttgaaaaagattCAAGAAACTCAACCCGACGACTCAACCAACGAACAAGACGACATGGAACTCGCACCGAGTTTCGAAAACAATCATGGTGGCAGCTCAGACAGCACAACCACCTCAAATGTGGACAACTACTTCCACCATCAAGAACTCAAGTTCTCTC